A genomic region of Desulfomicrobium macestii contains the following coding sequences:
- a CDS encoding acetate--CoA ligase family protein translates to MRDDYLHALFSPQTIAVVGSFDNAGASARVVLSNLEGWGYQGRIVPVNWTSGQDPRTLDDLKGIDLAVVCLAPEFVPEALEWIADMGIKAVIIISAGFREIGGQGYYLEESIIQLAERRNLTLLGPNCLGVASWADHLNASLISRLPSQGNIAFFSPSGSMCNAILDWAASEEIGFSKFASLGNRAVIDEASMLQFLAEDPQTSVIIGYLEGMNNGRRFARISQTITHEKPVIMLQAGMTEHGQKAISSHVGALTGSERAYQTALKQAGIIQVDNLSTLFDLARMFGTQSLPKGPNLAIVTNSGGAGILAADGMAGTSLILPRLGRDTAARLADVLPRHAQTSNLVDIGMEATPVQYAQALNTVLHDRQIQMVLLVIAPGLGVDLPAIVRELVALPRAEGKTVAVCLIGQEGVMEEKRFLQRHGLPCYSNPKAALASFEAMLRYAGWKTKSYPVEVCYRRDKAKAERFLKDCLDVGKTELFGFEVQPLLMAYELGFPRTELARTSKSAVKIAKRLACPVALKIASPHIEYKSDVGGVEVNLQTSEEVRLGFMKLTSRVQRLRSEAFVSGCLVQEMILGKPAEVCIRVQRDPKFGPLIRFGLSGSQADIFQEYSMRLAPLSLDDAAGMMRELKVFSLLKRERGREALDLRALEDVLLTLSQMTLDFPEIYTLEFDPVLVTSRGAWVAGARMSLLPQSE, encoded by the coding sequence ATGAGAGACGATTATCTTCACGCCCTTTTTTCTCCCCAAACCATCGCCGTTGTCGGTTCATTCGACAACGCAGGAGCCTCGGCCCGTGTCGTGCTTTCAAATCTTGAAGGCTGGGGGTATCAGGGGAGGATTGTTCCCGTCAATTGGACCTCCGGACAGGATCCCCGAACCCTTGACGATCTGAAAGGAATCGACCTCGCCGTGGTCTGCCTTGCTCCTGAATTTGTGCCTGAAGCGCTGGAATGGATCGCGGACATGGGCATCAAGGCGGTCATCATCATTTCCGCCGGATTCCGGGAGATCGGGGGGCAGGGCTATTATCTCGAAGAATCCATCATCCAGTTGGCCGAACGCCGGAACCTGACCCTGCTCGGGCCCAACTGTCTGGGCGTGGCTTCCTGGGCGGACCATCTGAACGCATCGCTCATTTCCCGGCTGCCCAGCCAGGGTAATATCGCCTTTTTTTCGCCATCCGGATCCATGTGCAACGCCATTCTGGATTGGGCCGCAAGCGAGGAGATCGGTTTCTCCAAATTCGCAAGCCTCGGCAACCGGGCGGTCATCGATGAAGCGTCCATGCTCCAATTTCTGGCCGAAGACCCCCAGACCAGCGTCATCATCGGGTATCTGGAAGGCATGAACAACGGCCGCCGCTTTGCGCGCATCAGCCAGACCATCACCCACGAGAAGCCGGTCATCATGCTGCAGGCCGGCATGACCGAGCACGGGCAGAAGGCAATTTCTTCCCATGTGGGTGCCCTGACCGGATCGGAGCGGGCCTACCAGACCGCCCTGAAGCAGGCGGGCATCATTCAGGTGGACAATCTCTCCACACTCTTCGATCTGGCGCGCATGTTCGGCACCCAGTCCCTGCCCAAGGGGCCGAATCTGGCCATCGTCACCAATTCCGGAGGAGCCGGGATTCTGGCCGCCGACGGAATGGCCGGGACCAGCCTCATCCTTCCGCGCCTCGGCCGCGATACGGCCGCCCGTCTGGCCGACGTTCTTCCCCGCCATGCACAGACCTCCAATCTTGTGGACATCGGCATGGAAGCCACCCCCGTTCAGTATGCACAGGCTTTGAACACGGTGCTGCACGACCGGCAGATCCAGATGGTCCTGCTGGTCATCGCTCCGGGGCTTGGCGTGGACCTGCCGGCCATCGTGCGCGAACTGGTCGCCTTGCCAAGGGCGGAAGGCAAGACCGTCGCGGTCTGCCTGATCGGCCAGGAAGGGGTGATGGAAGAGAAACGTTTTCTGCAGCGTCACGGCCTGCCCTGCTATTCCAACCCCAAGGCGGCGCTGGCCAGCTTCGAGGCCATGCTTCGCTATGCCGGGTGGAAGACCAAATCCTATCCGGTCGAGGTCTGTTACCGCCGGGACAAGGCCAAGGCCGAGCGTTTTCTGAAAGACTGCCTCGATGTCGGCAAGACCGAGCTGTTCGGCTTTGAAGTGCAGCCCCTGCTCATGGCTTATGAGCTTGGTTTCCCCCGCACGGAGCTTGCCCGGACCAGCAAGAGCGCGGTCAAGATCGCCAAGCGTCTGGCCTGTCCAGTGGCGCTGAAGATTGCATCCCCGCATATCGAGTACAAAAGCGATGTGGGCGGAGTCGAGGTCAATCTGCAGACTTCCGAAGAGGTTCGCCTGGGTTTCATGAAATTGACTTCGCGCGTGCAGCGCCTGCGCAGCGAAGCCTTTGTCTCGGGTTGTCTGGTCCAAGAAATGATTCTCGGCAAACCGGCGGAAGTTTGCATTCGGGTCCAGCGCGATCCGAAGTTCGGTCCGCTGATCCGCTTCGGGCTGTCGGGCAGCCAGGCGGACATTTTCCAGGAGTATTCGATGCGTCTTGCACCATTGTCCCTGGATGACGCCGCCGGAATGATGCGGGAACTCAAGGTCTTCTCCCTGCTCAAGCGGGAGCGTGGGCGCGAGGCGCTGGACTTGCGGGCTCTTGAGGATGTATTGTTGACATTGTCGCAGATGACTCTGGATTTTCCTGAAATTTACACCCTGGAATTCGATCCTGTTCTGGTCACGTCGAGGGGGGCCTGGGTGGCCGGGGCGCGAATGTCTCTTTTGCCTCAGTCTGAATAG
- the cimA gene encoding citramalate synthase: MNTIQIYDTTLRDGTQSEELNLSTEDKLRIATKLDQLGVAYIEGGWPGSNPKDKRFFAEMQQYQLSTARLAAFGSTHAAKVSAENDANLLALIDSGASVMTIFGKTWDIHVTDALKITLERNLELIRDSLAFLRPHAKELFYDAEHFFDGYKKNADYAISCLGTALDSGADLLVLCDTNGGTLPEEVAAIMDAVRTRLPEARLGIHAHNDCELAVANSLAAVRHGAVQVQGTMNGYGERCGNANLCSIIANLELKMGYSCLPEGHLERLTDTSAFVAEVANLRCFKRQPYTGQSAFTHKGGVHVAAVRRNPRTYEHIEPELVGNKQRILLSDLAGQSNILFKAKQYGFELDKGDPFVLELLTELKNREDQGYEYSAAEASYELLVNRVLGRARNYFRLISFRIMDSVFTEGMEPFTEATVMLRVGGMIEHTAATGKGPVNAMDCALRKGLERFYPNLGEMRLLDFKVRVLTGSVREDGHGGTAAVVRVLIESGDQKSRWTTVGVSYNIIEASRQALEDSINYKLFKDDQKKLTQAIREI; this comes from the coding sequence ATGAACACCATTCAAATCTACGACACCACCCTGCGTGACGGCACCCAGTCCGAGGAACTCAATCTTTCGACAGAGGACAAGCTGCGCATCGCCACCAAGCTCGACCAGCTTGGGGTGGCCTACATCGAAGGCGGATGGCCCGGCTCCAACCCCAAGGACAAACGCTTTTTCGCGGAGATGCAGCAGTACCAGCTCAGCACGGCCAGGCTGGCGGCGTTCGGCTCAACCCATGCAGCCAAGGTCTCGGCGGAGAACGACGCCAATCTGCTCGCGCTCATCGATTCCGGCGCTTCGGTGATGACCATCTTCGGCAAGACCTGGGACATCCACGTCACCGACGCCCTGAAAATCACCCTGGAGCGCAATCTCGAACTCATCCGGGACTCCCTGGCCTTCCTGCGCCCCCACGCCAAAGAGCTTTTCTACGATGCCGAGCATTTCTTCGACGGGTACAAGAAGAACGCCGACTACGCCATCTCCTGCCTTGGCACGGCGCTGGATTCCGGCGCGGATCTCCTGGTGCTCTGCGACACCAACGGCGGCACCCTGCCGGAGGAGGTCGCCGCCATCATGGACGCGGTGCGCACACGCCTGCCCGAAGCGCGCTTGGGCATCCACGCCCATAACGACTGTGAGCTGGCCGTGGCCAATTCCCTGGCGGCCGTCCGGCACGGGGCCGTTCAGGTCCAGGGCACCATGAACGGCTACGGGGAGCGTTGCGGCAACGCCAACCTCTGTTCCATCATCGCCAACCTGGAACTCAAGATGGGATATTCCTGCCTGCCCGAGGGGCATCTGGAGCGCCTGACCGACACCTCGGCCTTTGTGGCCGAAGTGGCCAACCTGCGCTGCTTCAAGCGCCAGCCGTACACGGGGCAGTCGGCCTTTACGCACAAGGGCGGGGTGCATGTCGCCGCCGTACGCCGCAACCCGCGCACCTACGAACACATCGAACCCGAACTGGTCGGCAACAAGCAACGTATTCTGCTCTCGGACCTGGCCGGGCAGTCCAACATCCTTTTCAAGGCCAAGCAGTATGGATTCGAACTGGACAAGGGCGACCCGTTTGTCCTTGAGCTGCTGACCGAACTCAAGAACCGCGAGGACCAAGGCTACGAATATTCGGCCGCCGAAGCATCCTACGAACTCCTGGTCAACCGCGTGCTGGGACGGGCCCGCAACTATTTCAGGCTGATCAGCTTTCGCATCATGGACTCGGTCTTCACCGAGGGGATGGAACCCTTCACCGAGGCCACGGTCATGCTGCGCGTCGGCGGCATGATCGAGCACACGGCGGCCACGGGCAAGGGTCCGGTCAACGCCATGGACTGCGCGCTACGCAAGGGTCTGGAGCGCTTCTACCCCAACCTTGGCGAAATGCGTCTCCTGGACTTCAAGGTTCGCGTCCTGACCGGATCGGTCCGCGAAGACGGGCACGGCGGAACAGCGGCCGTGGTGCGGGTGCTCATCGAATCCGGGGATCAAAAGAGCCGCTGGACCACGGTGGGCGTATCCTACAACATCATCGAGGCCAGCCGCCAGGCGCTGGAAGATTCCATCAATTACAAACTCTTCAAGGACGACCAGAAGAAACTGACCCAGGCCATCCGGGAAATCTGA
- a CDS encoding phosphotransacetylase family protein: MVGIYVGATSGYSGKNMIAMGIGLKLQKEGYRVGYMKPVGALPQEKNGVLGDADAFFVQDILGLSENPALVTPVVVDQDFKMKAFTGKCEDLMPRIKTAYEELGKDKDVMIVAGSGSMYSGKYCGVDGISVVKSLGIKSIIIDRYVKELNYDYLIAMKELLGEQLLGVLLNDIPPAFKEELDSLLHPFMESKGIKILGKIPSDPLMGAIKVADLADRLGGKVITAQDKSERVVENFLIGTMQVENFMTHFRKSKKSAIIVGGDRSDVQLVALEGQCQCLVLTGNLYPNDIIMTRAEVLEVPIVVVRDDTFTVAKKMEAILSRHKLRDVIKIQHGSQLVSSIIDFQYMKESLGI; this comes from the coding sequence ATGGTAGGAATTTATGTAGGGGCGACGTCCGGTTATTCCGGGAAAAACATGATTGCCATGGGGATCGGGCTCAAGCTGCAAAAAGAGGGCTACCGGGTTGGTTACATGAAGCCGGTGGGTGCCTTGCCGCAGGAAAAGAACGGAGTGCTGGGCGATGCCGACGCGTTTTTCGTTCAGGACATCCTGGGGCTTTCCGAGAATCCCGCCCTGGTCACTCCCGTGGTCGTGGACCAGGATTTCAAGATGAAGGCCTTCACGGGCAAGTGCGAAGATCTGATGCCTCGCATCAAGACCGCCTACGAAGAGCTCGGCAAGGACAAGGATGTCATGATCGTGGCCGGTTCCGGCAGCATGTATTCGGGCAAGTACTGCGGTGTGGACGGGATCAGCGTGGTCAAGTCCCTCGGGATCAAGTCCATCATCATCGATCGCTACGTCAAAGAGCTCAATTACGACTACCTCATCGCCATGAAGGAACTGCTCGGAGAGCAGCTTCTGGGCGTACTTCTGAACGACATTCCCCCGGCTTTCAAGGAAGAGCTTGATTCGCTTCTGCATCCGTTCATGGAGAGCAAGGGTATCAAGATTCTGGGCAAGATCCCGTCCGATCCGCTCATGGGCGCCATCAAGGTCGCGGATCTGGCCGACCGTCTGGGCGGCAAGGTCATTACCGCCCAGGACAAGTCCGAGCGGGTGGTGGAGAATTTTCTGATCGGCACCATGCAGGTCGAAAATTTTATGACCCATTTCCGCAAGAGCAAGAAGTCCGCGATCATCGTCGGCGGAGACCGCTCCGATGTTCAGCTGGTCGCCCTGGAAGGGCAGTGCCAGTGCCTGGTGCTGACCGGCAATCTCTATCCCAACGACATCATCATGACCCGGGCCGAGGTTCTCGAAGTGCCCATCGTGGTCGTTCGCGACGACACCTTCACCGTGGCCAAGAAGATGGAAGCCATCCTGTCGCGGCACAAACTGCGTGACGTGATCAAGATCCAGCACGGCTCCCAGCTGGTTAGCTCCATCATTGATTTCCAGTACATGAAGGAAAGTCTTGGGATCTAA
- the lpxB gene encoding lipid-A-disaccharide synthase: MTHTPTIWINAGETSGDLHGQLLVQALRDQCPDARFLGMAGPAMREEGVEAMLCTEALSVMGFTEVLAQLPRIMGLLRTLESQLATSRPDVVVVIDAPDFHFRVARIAQRLGIPVVYYISPKLWAWREGRVAFLRRHVDRLISILPFEVEFYARHGLSIDYVGHPLLDSIRTPRIMNVHRHDNRIGILPGSRKREITSLLPIFSRAAALLAVRYPDLEFVLPVAPGMDRELITSCWVSKTPVTLVESSSRYELMRSCRAIMAASGTATLETALLEVPTAVAYRFSPLTYLLGRMLVKVPFISLPNLILGEPVFPDFLQHDANPAALAAAVAQWIENTPSRARVLDQLGTLPSLLGNGGATARAAKIVLDTMHRP; the protein is encoded by the coding sequence ATGACGCACACGCCCACCATCTGGATAAATGCCGGAGAAACTTCCGGCGATTTGCATGGCCAGCTTCTGGTTCAGGCCCTGCGTGACCAGTGCCCGGATGCCAGATTCCTGGGCATGGCCGGACCGGCCATGCGTGAAGAAGGGGTCGAGGCCATGCTGTGCACAGAGGCCCTGTCGGTCATGGGCTTCACCGAAGTCCTGGCACAACTCCCCAGAATCATGGGCCTCTTGCGTACCCTTGAAAGCCAGCTGGCAACATCCCGTCCGGATGTGGTGGTGGTCATCGACGCCCCGGATTTTCACTTCCGTGTGGCCCGAATCGCGCAGCGTCTGGGCATTCCCGTCGTATATTACATCAGCCCCAAGCTCTGGGCCTGGCGGGAGGGGCGGGTTGCGTTCCTGCGCCGCCACGTCGATCGCCTGATCTCCATTCTCCCGTTTGAAGTCGAATTCTACGCCCGCCACGGCTTGTCCATCGACTATGTCGGCCACCCCCTGCTAGACTCCATCAGAACGCCCCGGATCATGAATGTCCATCGCCACGACAACCGCATCGGCATCCTTCCCGGCAGCCGCAAACGCGAAATCACGTCCCTGCTGCCCATTTTCTCCCGCGCCGCCGCCCTGCTGGCCGTCCGCTATCCCGATCTGGAATTCGTGCTGCCCGTAGCTCCTGGCATGGACCGGGAACTGATCACCAGCTGCTGGGTCTCAAAAACTCCGGTCACCCTGGTCGAAAGCTCCTCCCGTTACGAACTCATGCGCTCCTGCCGGGCCATCATGGCCGCGTCGGGCACTGCGACACTGGAAACGGCCCTGCTCGAAGTGCCCACGGCCGTGGCCTACAGATTTTCCCCCCTTACCTATCTTTTGGGGCGCATGCTGGTGAAGGTGCCTTTCATCTCCCTGCCGAACCTCATCCTGGGCGAACCCGTCTTCCCGGATTTCCTGCAGCACGATGCCAACCCCGCGGCCCTGGCCGCCGCCGTGGCGCAATGGATCGAGAATACACCGTCCCGGGCCCGCGTTCTTGACCAGCTCGGCACTCTGCCCTCCCTGCTCGGCAACGGAGGGGCCACAGCGCGCGCGGCAAAAATCGTCCTGGACACCATGCACAGGCCCTAA
- a CDS encoding VanZ family protein: MRENTVIFLHKFFWAFYVLALIVGSLIPVNMSSAPEQSDKVVHFLAYALMASFWPSSWRRSWLTAFCLAGGLGLLLEFAQGALPTGRFFDPWDAVANAMGAGVGVGAVLVWSRSTRRNLFERMRRRA, encoded by the coding sequence ATGCGTGAAAATACGGTCATCTTCCTGCACAAATTTTTCTGGGCGTTCTATGTGCTTGCCCTCATCGTCGGTTCCCTGATCCCGGTGAATATGTCCAGCGCACCGGAACAGAGCGACAAGGTTGTTCATTTCCTGGCCTATGCCCTGATGGCTTCTTTTTGGCCCTCGTCCTGGAGACGCTCCTGGCTGACGGCGTTCTGTCTTGCCGGCGGACTTGGATTGCTGCTCGAGTTTGCACAGGGGGCGTTGCCCACGGGGCGTTTTTTCGATCCGTGGGACGCCGTGGCCAACGCCATGGGAGCCGGGGTTGGCGTCGGCGCGGTTTTAGTGTGGTCCCGATCAACGAGGCGAAATTTGTTTGAACGCATGAGGCGCAGGGCATGA